One stretch of Tepiditoga spiralis DNA includes these proteins:
- a CDS encoding 5'-nucleotidase C-terminal domain-containing protein — protein MKKLLSLITVLMMISAIFAAPVHLVIFHINDTHGHAWPYSEYHNPDIGGFARIATIVNEQRAEIEKEGGHVLFLHAGDANTGVPESDQLKAVPDFAMLHYMGVDAMALGNHEFDNDLQTLEMQQRVAHFPFLSSNFVDKNLFPIFKPYLIKNFGDLKVGIIGVTTEQTNVLEPLHLGTNRFESAEEAVKDYLPEVKSKSDIVIVLGHLGYGVRPNLPVGYTTSDELAKKVEGISVIIDGHSHTVIEPPKYINNTIVAQAGEWGKYVGRIDLWIDKGRVTKWEGKLIPVNLKKYNGKDENGKALYTNLNPVEEDPFIKMIADSYYNMGSEKLNEVIGETKINLDGERQDVRSKETNLAHLITDATLEKTNADFAFTNGGGIRASIKPGKITYRDILTVLPFGNTVYVVKLTGKDVMDVLNYAVTIPAGQGAHMHVSGITYDVVNGKPTNVMIKGKPLDMNKTYNVVTNNYVAAGGDGYKMLKGKNGYDTGFVLADVVKDYIKELGTIKNYDSKNRINVK, from the coding sequence TCTCGTTATTTTCCATATTAATGACACTCACGGACATGCATGGCCTTATTCTGAGTATCACAATCCTGATATAGGTGGTTTTGCAAGAATTGCAACTATAGTTAATGAACAAAGAGCAGAAATCGAAAAAGAAGGCGGACATGTATTGTTCTTACACGCAGGAGATGCAAACACAGGTGTTCCTGAATCAGATCAGTTAAAAGCCGTACCTGATTTTGCAATGTTGCATTACATGGGTGTAGATGCTATGGCACTTGGAAACCATGAATTTGATAATGATTTACAAACACTTGAAATGCAACAAAGAGTTGCTCATTTTCCATTTTTGAGCTCTAACTTTGTTGATAAAAATTTATTTCCAATATTTAAACCTTATTTAATTAAAAACTTTGGTGATTTAAAGGTTGGAATAATTGGTGTAACAACAGAACAAACAAACGTTTTAGAACCACTTCATCTTGGAACAAATAGATTTGAAAGTGCAGAAGAAGCTGTCAAAGATTATTTGCCCGAAGTAAAATCTAAATCAGATATAGTTATTGTACTTGGTCATTTAGGATACGGTGTTAGACCTAATCTTCCTGTTGGTTATACAACTTCTGACGAACTTGCAAAAAAAGTTGAAGGAATAAGCGTTATAATAGATGGTCATTCACACACAGTTATTGAACCACCAAAATATATAAATAATACAATAGTAGCACAAGCTGGTGAATGGGGTAAATACGTTGGAAGAATAGACCTTTGGATTGATAAAGGAAGAGTTACAAAATGGGAAGGCAAATTAATTCCTGTTAACTTAAAAAAATATAATGGTAAAGATGAAAATGGTAAAGCACTTTATACAAACTTAAACCCTGTAGAAGAAGATCCATTCATAAAAATGATTGCTGATTCTTATTACAATATGGGATCAGAAAAATTAAATGAAGTTATTGGTGAAACCAAGATAAATCTTGATGGTGAAAGACAAGATGTAAGAAGTAAAGAAACAAATTTAGCACATTTAATAACAGATGCAACACTTGAAAAAACAAATGCAGACTTTGCATTTACAAATGGTGGAGGAATAAGAGCTTCTATAAAACCTGGTAAAATAACTTATAGAGATATATTAACAGTTCTTCCTTTTGGAAATACAGTTTATGTAGTTAAATTAACAGGAAAAGATGTTATGGATGTTTTAAATTACGCAGTCACCATTCCTGCTGGTCAAGGAGCTCACATGCACGTTTCAGGAATAACCTACGATGTTGTAAATGGAAAACCTACTAATGTTATGATAAAAGGTAAACCATTAGATATGAATAAAACATATAATGTAGTTACAAATAATTATGTTGCAGCTGGTGGAGACGGTTATAAAATGTTAAAAGGTAAAAATGGTTACGATACAGGATTTGTTCTTGCTGATGTTGTAAAAGATTATATAAAAGAACTTGGAACAATCAAAAACTATGATAGTAAAAATAGAATCAATGTAAAATAA
- a CDS encoding methyl-accepting chemotaxis protein: protein MKLKGKLISFIVGTITVFFILIMYNNVASYQTAFKKAKHDIMLSNTNIVNSFEAFFNNVGNIANFLNGDTNVLGAYENKYGERKWMLKTFQNVVDNYSEIQSVYMGLPDGTMLIKPDQELPATYDPRVRPWYKAALEKNGEIVITDPYADASSGEMLITVAKAIIKNGEVVGVVGLDLTMNELVTKLNESHMYKSQYSYVLNEKGITLLHKDATKIGVDISSNELYKKATSNSGVISYVYNKVKKTAYYQKMNGTNWIFYTVVDDKDVATTPVRRLIINFTIAVTLSIIVLVMVLYFLSKMITKPLKEMSEKIEKFGNGEINEKFEYESKDEIGQMSKALKRMTEKLREIIMSIDKSGSNTERASSELSSVSEELSATAEELTAQMSSVKDNAENVAANVEEVSSGVQEVAASAQAISRSAQELSEAAEESSIAANEGSGLISDVQRIINEALTQSDQTNKEVNKLSENAANVENIVDTINSITEQTNLLALNAAIEAARAGEAGKGFAVVAEEIRKLAEESKNATEKIAVILGEIKTGTETTAGATEKIVNITKKINGSMKELTEKFEVIKERVDGMNSGIQNLTASSEQQSASAEEMSSAMDNVARIVSEISDQVSDASEAINNVSEGTQNITANAGELLEMSKLLISQIKFFKL from the coding sequence ATGAAGTTAAAAGGAAAGTTGATAAGTTTTATAGTTGGTACTATAACTGTATTTTTTATATTAATAATGTACAATAATGTGGCATCATATCAAACTGCTTTTAAAAAAGCAAAACATGACATTATGTTATCAAATACAAATATAGTTAATAGTTTTGAAGCATTTTTTAATAATGTAGGGAATATAGCAAATTTTTTAAATGGAGATACAAATGTATTAGGAGCATATGAAAATAAATATGGAGAAAGAAAATGGATGTTAAAAACCTTTCAAAATGTTGTAGATAATTACAGTGAAATACAAAGTGTATATATGGGATTACCAGATGGAACAATGTTGATTAAACCAGATCAAGAATTACCAGCAACATATGATCCAAGAGTGAGACCATGGTATAAAGCAGCATTAGAAAAGAACGGAGAAATAGTAATAACAGATCCATATGCAGATGCTAGTTCTGGAGAAATGTTAATAACAGTAGCAAAGGCAATAATAAAAAATGGAGAAGTAGTTGGAGTAGTTGGTCTTGATTTAACTATGAATGAACTTGTAACAAAATTAAATGAATCACATATGTATAAAAGTCAATATTCATATGTTTTAAATGAAAAAGGAATAACGCTTTTACACAAAGATGCAACAAAAATAGGTGTTGATATATCCTCGAATGAACTATATAAAAAAGCAACATCAAATAGTGGGGTTATAAGTTATGTATACAATAAAGTAAAAAAGACAGCATATTATCAAAAGATGAATGGAACAAATTGGATATTTTATACAGTAGTAGATGATAAGGATGTAGCGACAACTCCAGTAAGAAGATTAATAATAAACTTTACAATAGCAGTAACATTATCAATAATAGTATTAGTAATGGTATTATACTTCTTATCAAAGATGATAACAAAACCACTAAAAGAAATGAGTGAAAAGATAGAAAAGTTTGGAAATGGAGAAATAAATGAAAAGTTTGAATATGAATCAAAAGATGAAATAGGACAGATGTCAAAAGCGCTAAAAAGGATGACAGAAAAATTAAGAGAAATAATAATGAGTATAGATAAATCAGGAAGTAATACAGAAAGGGCATCATCAGAATTATCAAGTGTATCAGAAGAATTGAGTGCAACAGCCGAAGAATTAACAGCACAAATGAGTTCAGTAAAAGACAATGCAGAAAATGTAGCAGCAAATGTAGAAGAGGTAAGTTCAGGAGTACAAGAAGTAGCAGCAAGTGCACAAGCAATATCGCGTTCAGCACAAGAGTTGAGTGAAGCAGCGGAAGAATCATCAATAGCAGCAAATGAAGGATCTGGATTAATAAGTGATGTACAAAGGATAATAAATGAAGCATTAACGCAATCAGATCAAACGAACAAAGAAGTAAATAAGCTCTCGGAAAATGCAGCAAACGTAGAGAACATAGTAGATACAATAAACAGTATAACAGAACAAACAAACTTATTGGCATTAAATGCAGCAATAGAAGCAGCAAGAGCAGGAGAAGCAGGCAAAGGGTTTGCAGTAGTAGCCGAAGAAATAAGAAAGTTAGCCGAAGAATCAAAGAATGCAACAGAAAAGATAGCAGTAATTTTAGGAGAAATAAAAACAGGAACAGAAACAACAGCAGGAGCAACAGAAAAGATAGTAAATATAACTAAAAAAATAAATGGATCAATGAAAGAACTAACAGAAAAGTTCGAAGTAATAAAAGAAAGAGTAGATGGAATGAACAGTGGAATACAAAATCTAACAGCAAGTTCAGAACAGCAAAGTGCATCAGCTGAAGAGATGAGTTCAGCAATGGACAATGTGGCAAGAATAGTATCAGAGATAAGTGATCAAGTATCAGATGCAAGCGAAGCAATAAACAATGTATCAGAAGGAACACAAAACATAACGGCAAATGCAGGAGAACTGCTTGAAATGTCAAAGCTTCTTATTTCTCAAATAAAGTTTTTTAAATTATAA
- a CDS encoding STAS domain-containing protein produces the protein MYFKLEFEEKGNFLIIKGHGELDVYHSLNFKEEAREKINELKEKIIIFDTTDVPYIDSSGLGSIIALFKDIHKNHKELVITGMRKEVENLFKMTRTDRIVSIYPTIEDAIKQLS, from the coding sequence ATGTACTTTAAATTAGAATTTGAAGAAAAAGGAAATTTTTTAATAATTAAGGGTCATGGAGAACTTGATGTTTATCATAGCTTAAACTTTAAAGAAGAAGCAAGAGAAAAAATAAATGAATTAAAAGAAAAAATAATTATTTTTGATACTACAGATGTTCCATATATAGATAGTTCTGGTTTGGGATCAATAATAGCATTGTTTAAAGATATTCATAAAAATCACAAAGAGCTTGTAATAACTGGTATGAGAAAAGAAGTTGAAAATTTATTTAAAATGACAAGAACAGATAGAATTGTTTCTATTTATCCTACCATTGAAGATGCAATAAAACAGTTATCATAG
- a CDS encoding methyl-accepting chemotaxis protein, with product MKLKGKLISFIVGTITVFFILIMYNNVASYQTAFKKAKHDIMLSNTNIVNSFEAFFNNVGNIANFLNGDANVLGAYENKYEERKWMLKTFQNIVDNYAEIEFVYMGLPDGTMITTPPPVSSDYDPRVRPWYKDALEKNGEIVITDPYADSSSGEMLITVTKAIIKNGEVVGVIGLDLNMNELVTKLNESRIYKSQYSYVLNEKGITLLHKDATKIGKDMSTTELYKKATSNSGVISYVYNKVKKTAYYQKMNGTNWIFYTVVDDKDVAATPVRRLIINFTIAVTLSIIVLVMVLYFLSKMITKPLKEMSEKIERFGNGEINEKFEYESKDEIGQMSKALKRMTEKLREIIMSIDKSGSNTERASSELSSVSEELSATAEELTAQMSSVKDNAENVAANVEEVSSGVQEVAASAQAISRSAQELSEAAEESSIAANEGSGLISDVQRIINEALTQSDQTNKEVNKLSENAANVENIVDTINSITEQTNLLALNAAIEAARAGEAGKGFAVVAEEIRKLAEESKNATEKIAVILGEIKTGTETTAGATEKIVNITKKINGSMKELTEKFEVIKERVDGMNSGIQNLTASSEQQSASAEEMSSAMDNVARIVSEISDQVSDASEAINNVSEGTQNITANAGELLEMSKLLISQIKFFKL from the coding sequence ATGAAGTTAAAAGGAAAGTTGATAAGTTTTATAGTTGGTACTATAACTGTATTTTTTATATTAATAATGTACAATAATGTGGCATCATATCAAACTGCTTTTAAAAAAGCAAAACATGACATTATGTTATCAAATACAAATATAGTTAATAGTTTTGAAGCATTTTTTAATAATGTAGGAAATATAGCAAATTTTTTAAATGGAGATGCAAATGTACTAGGGGCATATGAAAATAAGTATGAAGAAAGAAAATGGATGTTAAAAACCTTTCAAAATATTGTAGATAATTATGCTGAAATAGAATTTGTATATATGGGATTACCAGATGGAACAATGATAACAACTCCACCACCAGTAAGTAGTGATTATGATCCAAGAGTGAGACCATGGTATAAAGATGCATTAGAAAAGAACGGAGAAATAGTAATAACAGATCCATATGCAGATTCAAGTTCTGGAGAAATGTTAATAACAGTAACAAAAGCAATAATAAAAAATGGAGAAGTAGTTGGAGTAATTGGACTTGATTTGAATATGAATGAACTTGTAACAAAATTAAATGAATCACGTATATATAAAAGCCAATATTCATATGTTTTAAATGAAAAAGGAATAACGCTTTTACACAAAGATGCAACAAAGATAGGTAAAGACATGTCTACGACTGAATTATATAAAAAAGCAACATCAAATAGTGGGGTTATAAGTTATGTATACAATAAAGTAAAAAAGACAGCATATTATCAAAAGATGAATGGAACAAATTGGATATTTTATACAGTAGTAGATGATAAGGATGTAGCGGCAACTCCAGTAAGAAGATTAATAATAAACTTTACAATAGCAGTAACATTATCAATAATAGTATTAGTAATGGTATTATACTTTTTATCAAAGATGATAACAAAACCATTAAAAGAAATGAGTGAGAAGATAGAAAGGTTTGGAAATGGAGAAATAAATGAAAAGTTTGAATATGAATCAAAAGATGAAATAGGACAGATGTCAAAAGCGCTAAAAAGGATGACAGAAAAATTAAGAGAAATAATAATGAGTATAGATAAATCAGGAAGTAATACAGAAAGGGCATCATCAGAATTATCAAGTGTATCAGAAGAATTGAGTGCAACAGCCGAAGAATTAACAGCACAAATGAGTTCAGTAAAAGACAATGCAGAAAATGTAGCAGCAAATGTAGAAGAGGTAAGTTCAGGAGTACAAGAAGTAGCAGCAAGTGCACAAGCAATATCGCGTTCAGCACAAGAGTTGAGTGAAGCAGCGGAAGAATCATCAATAGCAGCAAATGAAGGATCAGGATTAATAAGTGATGTACAAAGGATAATAAATGAAGCATTAACGCAATCAGATCAAACGAACAAAGAAGTAAATAAGCTCTCGGAAAATGCAGCAAATGTAGAGAACATAGTAGATACAATAAACAGTATAACAGAACAAACAAACTTATTGGCATTAAATGCAGCAATAGAAGCAGCAAGAGCAGGAGAAGCAGGCAAAGGGTTTGCAGTAGTAGCCGAAGAAATAAGAAAGTTAGCCGAAGAATCAAAGAATGCAACAGAAAAGATAGCAGTAATTTTAGGAGAAATAAAAACAGGAACAGAAACAACAGCAGGAGCAACAGAAAAGATAGTAAATATAACTAAAAAAATAAATGGATCAATGAAAGAACTAACAGAAAAGTTCGAAGTAATAAAAGAAAGAGTAGATGGAATGAACAGTGGAATACAAAACTTAACAGCAAGCTCAGAACAGCAAAGTGCATCAGCTGAAGAGATGAGTTCAGCAATGGACAATGTGGCAAGAATAGTATCAGAGATAAGTGATCAAGTATCAGATGCAAGCGAAGCAATAAACAATGTATCAGAAGGAACACAAAACATAACGGCAAATGCAGGAGAACTGCTTGAAATGTCAAAGCTTCTTATTTCTCAAATAAAGTTTTTTAAATTATAA
- a CDS encoding amidohydrolase family protein yields the protein MYKLKNDGIFHYINTKVNSNKYITPLITDTHMHLLGLGEKLRNPNLEGKSLKEIKNIILNKKDEKKIILRGWSEEFANPTKEYLDEISNVPVFLIRRCGHVAVINSKVFELIDFSNYEEYIDYKTGRITEQSLELVYQKLGYYTDINEDLKVAEEYLLKKGYGYIHSDDLHGIKNMIDGDKIKIFEKVAVNNYNELIDYYNSGYFNKYKSVKVYTDGSLGGRTAYLINEYNDFNTKGEFVWDLEELKKVLIFCENNNLHLALHAIGDEAIENILNVFSDVKPKNIHRIIHASILHDEQLKKIKKLNIILDMQPAFIESDKSILNKRLGKRENLTYRFFDIYNKSIPLFFSSDSPIEVPDWYRDIITLNKLGLPLKYILNTMIYFPKVIDNFERNFKIGYLEFDNNPFEKINKPKVNIDL from the coding sequence ATGTATAAATTAAAAAACGATGGAATTTTTCATTATATAAATACTAAAGTAAATTCTAATAAATATATTACCCCTCTTATAACAGATACTCATATGCATCTTTTGGGACTTGGGGAAAAATTAAGAAATCCAAACTTAGAAGGTAAATCATTAAAAGAAATAAAAAATATTATCTTAAACAAAAAAGATGAAAAGAAAATAATATTAAGAGGTTGGTCAGAAGAATTTGCTAATCCAACAAAGGAATATTTAGATGAAATAAGCAATGTTCCAGTATTTTTAATTAGAAGATGTGGGCATGTTGCAGTAATTAATTCTAAGGTTTTTGAATTAATTGATTTTTCTAATTATGAAGAGTATATTGATTATAAAACAGGAAGAATAACAGAACAATCTTTAGAACTTGTTTATCAAAAACTTGGATATTATACTGATATAAATGAAGATTTAAAAGTTGCTGAAGAGTATCTTTTAAAAAAGGGATATGGTTATATTCATTCTGATGATTTACATGGTATAAAGAATATGATTGATGGTGATAAAATAAAGATTTTTGAAAAAGTTGCAGTAAATAATTATAATGAATTAATAGATTACTACAACAGTGGGTACTTTAATAAGTATAAAAGTGTAAAAGTATATACAGATGGTTCATTAGGGGGAAGAACGGCATATTTAATTAATGAATATAATGATTTTAATACAAAAGGAGAGTTTGTATGGGATTTAGAAGAATTAAAAAAAGTTTTAATTTTTTGTGAAAATAATAATTTACATTTAGCTTTACATGCAATAGGAGATGAAGCTATTGAAAATATATTAAATGTTTTTTCTGATGTTAAACCAAAAAATATACACAGAATAATACATGCCTCTATTTTACACGATGAGCAATTAAAAAAAATTAAAAAATTAAATATAATTTTAGATATGCAACCAGCATTTATTGAATCAGATAAATCAATATTGAATAAAAGATTGGGAAAAAGGGAAAATTTAACTTATAGATTTTTTGATATATACAATAAAAGTATTCCTTTATTTTTTTCATCAGATTCACCAATAGAAGTTCCAGATTGGTATAGGGATATAATAACTTTGAATAAACTTGGATTACCTTTAAAGTATATATTGAATACTATGATTTACTTTCCTAAAGTTATTGATAACTTTGAACGAAATTTTAAAATTGGATATTTAGAATTTGATAATAATCCATTTGAAAAAATTAATAAACCTAAAGTAAATATTGATTTATAA
- a CDS encoding 2-oxoacid:acceptor oxidoreductase family protein has protein sequence MSYHGVIAAGFGGQGVMLFGQLLAFSGMMDNKFSTFLPSYGPEMRGGTANCTVVVSDEYIASPVIDTPNEVIAFNIPSMYKFEKDLVKDGILILNSSVIDREPTRKDIKVIKVPANEIAEKLGFLKVQNMVMFGAYLEATKAVSLDSIKHALEHKLTGKKAKFIDLNMQAIKAGMEAAKQ, from the coding sequence ATGAGTTACCATGGCGTAATAGCAGCTGGTTTTGGTGGACAGGGAGTTATGCTTTTCGGACAACTTTTAGCTTTTTCAGGAATGATGGATAATAAATTTTCAACTTTTTTACCATCTTATGGTCCTGAAATGAGAGGTGGAACTGCAAACTGTACAGTAGTTGTTTCAGATGAATATATTGCTTCACCTGTTATTGATACACCAAATGAAGTAATTGCATTTAATATACCTTCAATGTATAAGTTTGAAAAAGATTTAGTAAAAGATGGTATATTGATCTTAAATTCTTCAGTTATAGATAGAGAACCAACAAGAAAAGATATTAAAGTAATAAAAGTTCCAGCAAATGAAATAGCAGAAAAATTAGGATTTTTAAAGGTACAAAATATGGTTATGTTTGGTGCATATTTAGAAGCTACAAAGGCAGTTTCTCTTGATTCAATAAAACATGCACTTGAACATAAACTAACAGGAAAGAAAGCAAAGTTCATAGATTTAAATATGCAAGCTATAAAAGCTGGTATGGAAGCAGCAAAACAATAA
- a CDS encoding thiamine pyrophosphate-dependent enzyme: MPYVEKFKGPKALNGKEFTYCPGCHHGIIHRLVAEVIDELGIQGKTLMVSPVGCSVFGYEFFELDGTVAAHGRAPAVATGMKRATPDKVVFTYQGDGDLAAIGTAEIIHAANRGEKITTIFVNNAIYGMTGGQMAPTTLLGMKTTTSPYGRRAEVEGHPIHMSEVIKELDGVAYLARTKVNTPMDVKKTKAAIKKAFEAQLNGDGFGMVEILSTCPTNWGVSPVEANKWLEENLVKEYPLGTFIDKVGEAK, from the coding sequence ATGCCTTACGTAGAAAAATTTAAAGGGCCTAAAGCACTTAATGGTAAAGAGTTTACATATTGTCCAGGCTGTCATCATGGTATAATTCATAGACTCGTTGCAGAAGTTATAGATGAACTTGGAATACAAGGTAAAACATTAATGGTTTCACCAGTTGGATGTTCAGTTTTTGGATATGAATTTTTTGAATTAGATGGAACTGTTGCTGCACATGGTAGAGCACCTGCAGTTGCAACAGGAATGAAAAGAGCAACTCCTGATAAAGTAGTATTTACATATCAAGGAGATGGAGATTTGGCTGCTATTGGTACAGCTGAAATAATTCATGCTGCAAATAGAGGCGAAAAGATAACAACAATCTTTGTAAATAATGCCATTTATGGAATGACTGGTGGACAAATGGCACCAACAACATTACTTGGTATGAAAACAACAACTTCTCCATATGGAAGAAGAGCAGAAGTAGAAGGACATCCAATTCATATGTCTGAAGTAATAAAGGAATTAGATGGTGTAGCATATCTTGCAAGAACAAAGGTGAATACACCTATGGATGTTAAAAAAACAAAAGCTGCAATAAAAAAGGCATTTGAAGCACAATTAAATGGTGATGGTTTCGGTATGGTTGAAATACTTTCAACATGTCCTACAAACTGGGGCGTTTCACCTGTTGAAGCAAATAAATGGCTTGAAGAAAACTTAGTAAAAGAATATCCTCTTGGAACTTTTATAGACAAGGTAGGTGAAGCTAAATGA
- a CDS encoding 3-methyl-2-oxobutanoate dehydrogenase subunit VorB, with amino-acid sequence MAEKVMVKGTEAIGEAAIRAGCRLYYGYPITPQSELTEYMARRLPEVEGTFLQAESEVAAVNMIYGAACTGRRVFTSTSSPGFSLMQEGVSYIAGAELPAVFVNVVRGGPGLGDIQPGQCDYFQATKGGGHGDYRMVVYGPESLQEAVELTSKAFDVADKYRVVSMLLADGLLGQMMEPVEFPDFVDLNTLPDHSSWAMTGNEGREAHKVTSFNIDPYGLEEMNERYQATYKKIIENEQMHEEYMLEDADVVIVAYGTIGRIAKSVAKMAREQGIKAGVFRPITLWPYPYEALSKFTDQAKLFFTVEMSAGQMVEDVKLSVNGKKPVEFYGRMGGVVPTPTEILNKLKELV; translated from the coding sequence ATGGCTGAAAAAGTAATGGTTAAAGGAACAGAAGCAATTGGTGAAGCTGCTATAAGAGCTGGTTGTAGACTTTACTATGGTTATCCAATAACACCACAAAGTGAATTAACAGAATATATGGCAAGAAGATTACCAGAAGTAGAAGGAACTTTTTTACAAGCTGAATCAGAAGTAGCAGCAGTAAATATGATTTATGGTGCAGCATGTACAGGAAGAAGAGTATTTACTTCTACATCATCACCAGGTTTTTCTTTGATGCAAGAAGGAGTTTCATATATAGCTGGAGCTGAATTACCAGCAGTTTTTGTAAATGTTGTTAGAGGTGGACCAGGTCTTGGAGATATACAACCAGGTCAATGTGATTACTTCCAAGCAACAAAAGGTGGAGGACACGGAGACTATAGAATGGTAGTTTATGGTCCAGAATCTTTACAAGAAGCTGTTGAATTAACTTCAAAAGCTTTTGACGTTGCTGATAAGTATAGAGTTGTATCAATGCTTTTAGCTGATGGTCTTTTAGGTCAAATGATGGAACCAGTAGAATTTCCTGATTTTGTTGATTTAAATACACTTCCAGATCACAGTAGTTGGGCAATGACAGGAAATGAAGGAAGAGAAGCTCATAAAGTAACTTCTTTTAACATAGATCCATATGGTCTTGAAGAAATGAATGAAAGATATCAAGCAACTTATAAAAAAATAATTGAAAATGAACAAATGCATGAAGAATATATGCTTGAAGATGCAGATGTTGTAATTGTAGCTTATGGAACAATAGGTAGAATTGCAAAATCAGTTGCAAAAATGGCAAGAGAACAAGGTATTAAAGCTGGAGTATTTAGACCAATAACATTATGGCCATATCCATATGAAGCACTTTCAAAATTTACTGATCAAGCAAAGTTATTCTTTACAGTAGAAATGAGTGCAGGACAAATGGTTGAAGATGTAAAACTTTCTGTAAATGGTAAAAAACCAGTTGAATTTTATGGAAGAATGGGTGGAGTTGTTCCAACACCAACCGAAATTTTAAACAAACTCAAGGAACTCGTTTAA
- a CDS encoding 4Fe-4S dicluster domain-containing protein, whose translation MEFKNLVEIDQERCKGCGLCINACPKQVLGFSESYNSKSYHPAEVKNQEACIGCGFCYSMCPDVCITVKTLAK comes from the coding sequence ATGGAGTTTAAAAACCTCGTTGAAATTGATCAAGAAAGATGTAAAGGTTGTGGACTTTGTATAAATGCATGTCCAAAACAAGTTCTTGGATTTTCAGAAAGTTATAATTCAAAAAGTTATCATCCAGCAGAAGTTAAAAATCAAGAAGCATGTATAGGATGTGGTTTCTGCTACAGTATGTGTCCTGATGTTTGTATTACAGTAAAAACTTTAGCAAAATAA
- a CDS encoding cobalamin biosynthesis protein CobQ, whose translation MFEKHKVHVFIGMFGSGKTEIALNTALKLKEHNEKVAIADVDTISPYFRTRDEKDNLESKGIEVITPPVKYMYADVPIISPRIGGYINNPEFKTVLDVGGNDDGAIVLGSLNNFIKKADVATYFVVNTKRPFTDTKEKIIGHIKRLSAKARVEVNYIVANPNVMNDTTQEIVDEGEKILSEVSEEIGIPVVFTSVDERISEKINTKYPKFLINRFMNKIWD comes from the coding sequence ATGTTTGAAAAACATAAAGTACATGTTTTTATTGGAATGTTTGGTTCTGGTAAAACAGAGATAGCTTTGAATACAGCTTTAAAATTAAAAGAACATAATGAAAAGGTTGCAATAGCTGATGTTGATACTATAAGTCCATACTTTAGAACTCGTGATGAAAAAGATAATTTAGAGAGTAAAGGAATAGAGGTTATTACTCCACCAGTAAAATATATGTATGCTGACGTTCCAATAATTTCTCCAAGAATTGGTGGATATATAAATAATCCAGAATTTAAAACTGTTTTAGATGTTGGCGGAAATGATGATGGAGCAATTGTTCTTGGATCTTTGAATAATTTTATAAAAAAAGCTGATGTTGCAACATACTTTGTAGTGAATACAAAAAGACCTTTTACAGATACTAAAGAAAAAATAATTGGACACATAAAAAGGTTATCTGCAAAGGCTAGAGTTGAAGTTAATTATATAGTTGCAAATCCTAATGTTATGAATGATACAACACAAGAGATTGTAGATGAAGGTGAAAAGATTTTAAGTGAAGTATCAGAAGAAATAGGAATACCAGTAGTTTTTACATCAGTAGATGAAAGAATATCAGAAAAAATAAATACTAAATACCCAAAATTTTTAATTAACAGATTCATGAATAAAATCTGGGATTAA